In Populus alba chromosome 9, ASM523922v2, whole genome shotgun sequence, a genomic segment contains:
- the LOC118058660 gene encoding probable carboxylesterase 7, translating to MDSSSNEIIHQWGSYIRVYKDGRVERFFGTDKVPSSINSTDGVSTKDVLIAPEIDVSARIFIPASTINSGHKLPLLIYFHGGGFRVGSPFCATYHNYVTSLVTAASVVAVSIDYRLAPEYLVPTCHEDSWVALKWVASHSNGEGPEEWIRDCAHFGQVFLAGDSGGANIAHDLAARAGIENLNGVKLTGLCLVHPYFGSKDSVDESWIFVSPTTSGLDDFRYNPAADSRMASLGCTRVLICLAEKDVLRQRGLFYYETLRKSGWGGEVEIVETEGEGHVFHLFNPNCDTAEALLKKLASFINHG from the coding sequence ATGGATTCAAGTTCAAATGAAATAATTCACCAGTGGGGCTCCTACATTCGTGTATACAAAGATGGACGTGTAGAAAGGTTCTTCGGCACCGATAAAGTTCCGTCATCCATCAATTCTACAGATGGGGTATCAACCAAAGACGTGCTCATCGCTCCCGAAATCGACGTATCAGCACGTATTTTTATCCCTGCGAGCACCATAAATTCAGGCCACAAACTCCCTCTCCTGATCTATTTTCATGGTGGAGGGTTCAGGGTTGGATCGCCATTCTGTGCAACATATCATAATTACGTGACCTCTCTTGTCACTGCAGCTAGTGTCGTCGCTGTTTCTATTGATTACAGATTGGCCCCTGAGTATCTGGTCCCAACATGTCACGAGGACTCATGGGTTGCCCTAAAATGGGTGGCGTCACATTCTAATGGTGAAGGTCCTGAAGAATGGATAAGGGACTGTGCTCATTTTGGCCAAGTTTTTCTTGCTGGCGATAGTGGAGGTGCCAATATTGCGCATGACTTGGCTGCTCGAGCTGGGATAGAGAACCTAAATGGAGTGAAGTTAACGGGACTCTGTTTAGTCCATCCATATTTTGGGAGTAAAGATAGCGTGGATGAGTCGTGGATTTTTGTGAGCCCAACTACAAGTGGGTTAGATGATTTTAGATATAATCCAGCTGCTGACTCGAGGATGGCTAGCCTGGGGTGCACCAGGGTGCTAATTTGTCTGGCTGAGAAGGATGTGCTGAGACAGAGAGGGTTGTTTTATTATGAGACATTGAGGAAGAGCGGGTGGGGTGGAGAGGTGGAGATTGTGGAGACAGAAGGAGAGGGCCATGTGTTTCATTTGTTTAACCCAAATTGTGACACCGCTGAAGCCTTATTAAAGAAGCTGGCCTCGTTTATTAACCATGGCTAG
- the LOC118058661 gene encoding probable carboxylesterase 12, producing the protein MFSYNMDAAKEDVAKDLSPFIILYKDGRIERLFGNEIVPPSQDPKSNVLSKDVIYSEEARLSCRLYLPKGVDPNKKLPLLIYVHGGGFYVENAFSPTYHNYVNLLVAEAKVIAISVDYRRVPEHPIPIPYDDSWAALKWAASHVNGDGPEEWLNKHADLSKVFLAGDSAGGNIAHHVAMRFGQEKITGVNVAGIVLINPFFWGEERIGNEVNELERVLKGMSATWHVACPKTSGCDDPLINPTYDPNLSSLGCSKVFVAVAEKDLLRDRGLLYCETLKKSGWGGGIEIMEVQGEGHVFHLFKPASDNAVAMLKKIVSFIHGQN; encoded by the coding sequence ATGTTTTCATACAATATGGACGCAGCCAAGGAGGATGTTGCCAAGGATCTGTCTCcctttatcattttatataaagatGGCAGGATAGAGAGGCTCTTTGGCAACGAAATCGTCCCCCCTTCCCAGGATCCCAAATCCAATGTCCTGTCAAAAGATGTCATCTATTCAGAAGAAGCAAGACTATCTTGTAGACTTTACCTCCCAAAAGGAGTGGATCCCAACAAAAAGCTTCCTCTCCTAATTTACGTTCATGGGGGAGGCTTCTACGTTGAAAATGCCTTCTCGCCTACTTACCATAATTACGTTAACCTCTTAGTCGCCGAGGCTAAAGTTATTGCTATCTCTGTTGATTACAGGAGAGTACCAGAACATCCCATCCCTATTCCATATGATGATTCATGGGCTGCCCTAAAATGGGCTGCATCTCATGTCAACGGAGACGGACCTGAAGAGTGGCTAAATAAACATGCTGATTTAAGCAAGGTGTTCTTGGCTGGTGACAGTGCTGGTGGTAACATAGCACACCACGTGGCTATGAGGTTTGGTCAAGAGAAAATAACTGGTGTAAATGTTGCAggtattgttttaataaatccttttttttgGGGAGAGGAACGGATTGGAAATGAAGTTAATGAATTAGAAAGAGTTTTGAAAGGGATGAGTGCAACATGGCACGTTGCGTGTCCTAAAACAAGTGGATGTGATGACCCTTTAATCAATCCAACTTATGATCCAAACCTGTCTAGTCTGGGGTGCTCCAAGGTGTTTGTTGCTGTTGCCGAGAAAGATTTGCTAAGGGATAGGGGCCTGCTATACTGCGAGACTTTGAAGAAAAGTGGATGGGGTGGAGGGATTGAGATTATGGAGGTCCAAGGAGAGGGGCACGTCTTTCATCTGTTCAAGCCAGCCAGCGACAATGCTGTGGCCATGCTTAAAAAGATTGTCTCTTTCATACATGGCCAAAACTGA
- the LOC118058663 gene encoding probable carboxylesterase 12 — MSEVSQDFSPFVRLYKDGHIERLMGVDIVPPVDPNSNVMSRDVVYSPALDLSCRLYLPKNTNPNQKLPLLVYFHGGAFVIETAFSSTYHNYLNTLVAEAKVIGVSVDYRRAPEHPLPAAYDDSWTALKWVASHVNGEGPEEWLNSHADFSKVFFYGDSAGANISHQMATRHGQEKLVGVKVAGIVLAHPYFWGKDPIGNEPRESSQRAVAEGLWRLACPTSSGCDDLLINPLVDPNLARLECSKVLVAVAEKDLLRDRGWHYYEKLRENGWSGEVEIMEAKGENHVFHLQSPTGENARLMLEKISSFLNQDRA; from the coding sequence ATGTCGGAAGTTTCTCAAGATTTCTCTCCTTTTGTTCGACTATACAAAGATGGCCACATAGAGAGACTTATGGGAGTAGACATCGTCCCTCCTGTTGATCCCAATTCCAATGTCATGTCCAGAGATGTCGTCTATTCACCTGCGCTAGATCTATCTTGTAGACTTTACCTTCCAAAAAACACAAATCCGAACCAAAAACTGCCCCTCCTAGTTTACTTTCACGGTGGAGCCTTTGTGATAGAAACTGCCTTCTCTTCTACTTACCATAACTACCTTAATACCCTAGTAGCCGAGGCTAAGGTCATAGGAGTCTCCGTAGACTACCGAAGAGCACCTGAGCATCCTCTTCCTGCAGCATACGATGATTCATGGACAGCCCTTAAATGGGTTGCATCTCATGTTAATGGAGAGGGGCCCGAGGAGTGGCTAAACTCACATGCTGATTTTAGCAAGgtgtttttttatggggacaGTGCCGGTGCTAATATATCACACCAGATGGCCACAAGACACGGTCAAGAGAAGCTAGTTGGTGTTAAGGTTGCTGGGATTGTTTTGGCACATCCATACTTCTGGGGTAAGGATCCTATTGGTAATGAGCCCAGGGAATCATCACAAAGAGCAGTTGCTGAAGGTCTGTGGCGTCTGGCATGCCCTACATCAAGTGGGTGCGATGACCTTTTAATTAATCCACTTGTCGATCCAAACCTGGCTCGGCTGGAGTGCTCCAAGGTGCTTGTTGCTGTCGCTGAAAAGGATCTGCTGAGAGACAGGGGGTGGCACTACTATGAAAAGCTGAGGGAGAATGGATGGAGCGGAGAAGTGGAGATCATGGAGGCCAAAGGAGAGAATCACGTGTTCCATCTTCAATCTCCTACTGGAGAGAACGCTAGGCTTATGCTTGAAAAAATCTCTTCTTTCCTGAATCAGGACAGGGCCTAG